In Amycolatopsis sp. EV170708-02-1, the following are encoded in one genomic region:
- a CDS encoding nucleoside hydrolase produces MGTKLIIDTDPGVDDAFALALASRSEDVDLLGVTTVFGNVPLSHTTANARRLLQLFGRDDVPVAAGAARPMVYDNAKPAGFVHGEDGLSGHAGTLPEAKRPLDERGAVRLLVDLLEAADEPVTIAPIGPLTNIALLLAAHPDIREKIGRIVIMGGGVTKGNSTTAAEFNIWSDPEAARRVLADEDIPTVLVPLDITHQCSVDTTWLGKLAASGPLGAALEALTPTYVEHYTPILGMPGMVMHDAVAVAEAIRPGILDVESYPVDVECGFGPARGATLVDRRRLRSTDPQAVPGRTIDVALTTDVDAFREFVLGRITGGR; encoded by the coding sequence ATGGGCACCAAGCTGATCATCGACACCGACCCGGGGGTCGACGACGCGTTCGCGCTGGCGCTGGCCTCGCGATCCGAGGACGTCGACCTGCTCGGCGTGACCACGGTGTTCGGCAACGTCCCGCTGAGCCACACCACCGCCAACGCCCGCCGCCTGCTTCAGCTCTTCGGCCGCGACGACGTCCCCGTCGCCGCCGGCGCCGCGCGGCCGATGGTCTACGACAACGCCAAGCCCGCCGGATTCGTCCACGGCGAGGACGGCCTGTCCGGCCACGCCGGGACCCTGCCGGAGGCGAAACGCCCGCTCGACGAACGCGGCGCCGTCCGCCTGCTGGTGGATCTGCTGGAAGCCGCCGACGAACCGGTGACCATCGCCCCGATCGGCCCGCTGACGAATATCGCGCTGCTGCTGGCCGCTCATCCGGACATCCGCGAAAAGATCGGCAGGATCGTCATCATGGGCGGCGGGGTGACCAAGGGGAACTCCACCACCGCAGCCGAGTTCAACATCTGGAGCGACCCCGAAGCCGCGCGCCGGGTGCTGGCCGACGAGGACATCCCGACCGTGCTGGTCCCGCTGGACATCACGCACCAGTGCTCGGTCGACACCACGTGGCTCGGCAAGCTCGCCGCGTCCGGGCCGCTCGGCGCGGCGCTCGAAGCGCTGACACCCACCTACGTCGAGCACTACACCCCGATCCTCGGCATGCCGGGGATGGTCATGCACGACGCGGTCGCGGTGGCCGAGGCGATCCGGCCGGGCATCCTCGACGTCGAGTCGTACCCCGTGGACGTCGAGTGCGGCTTCGGCCCCGCCCGCGGTGCGACACTGGTGGACCGGCGAAGGCTGCGAAGCACCGATCCGCAGGCCGTGCCCGGCCGCACCATCGACGTCGCGCTGACCACCGATGTCGACGCCTTCCGCGAGTTCGTCCTCGGCCGGATCACCGGGGGCCGGTGA
- a CDS encoding TetR/AcrR family transcriptional regulator, with amino-acid sequence MTGLRDQKKQATRKTLREAALRLALERGPENVRVDDIAEAAGVSPRTYNNYFSSREQAIVAAVTAEREARIAAAVVARPADTGLADAVLEALVEQYTDPGEHHRDALLLITTRPALRAAFADTTNALELPLADAIVQRLGDIPPQTAHVLAASVTAAVRIALQRWLQPSTAGGLVVPSGSLTDLLRAALAPLAPALDAAEAQARIK; translated from the coding sequence GTGACCGGATTGCGCGACCAGAAGAAACAGGCCACCAGGAAGACCTTGCGCGAGGCGGCGCTGCGGCTGGCCCTGGAGCGTGGCCCCGAAAACGTGCGCGTCGACGACATCGCCGAAGCCGCGGGAGTCTCGCCCAGGACCTACAACAACTACTTCTCCAGCCGTGAACAGGCCATCGTCGCCGCCGTCACCGCCGAGCGGGAAGCGCGGATCGCGGCGGCGGTGGTGGCCCGGCCCGCTGACACCGGCCTCGCCGACGCCGTGCTCGAAGCGCTCGTCGAGCAGTACACCGACCCGGGCGAACACCACCGCGACGCGCTGCTGCTGATCACCACCCGGCCGGCACTGCGTGCCGCGTTCGCCGACACCACCAACGCGCTCGAACTCCCCCTCGCCGACGCGATCGTCCAACGCCTCGGCGACATCCCGCCGCAGACCGCCCACGTACTCGCGGCGAGCGTGACCGCCGCGGTGCGGATCGCGCTCCAGCGATGGCTGCAGCCGAGCACGGCCGGCGGGCTCGTCGTGCCCTCCGGCTCGCTGACCGATCTGCTCCGAGCCGCGCTCGCACCACTCGCCCCCGCACTCGACGCCGCCGAGGCCCAAGCCCGCATAAAGTGA
- a CDS encoding bifunctional lysozyme/C40 family peptidase gives MEQETSRRRRLPVIAAAVVVAGAALVAAITFAPKDEPKPEAAAVESSAPAAPPSPPSSSAPAEMPKEQPKVPQQMGQEFDAWVSKTSGWLDIPLRAMTGYAKTTVALSKETPGCRLSWVTLAALGKIASDHGRAAGSGLNADGVLTKPLGAVEVRDFYNKVVSSANASGPLQLTPSVWDRFKASASGGKPDPQNIDDATLTAGRALCAGGRDLGQGQTWWNAVSTLQPAPLLMHRTLATVNVYGTVGQSPQPPNAAALSAVNFAIDKIGLPYVWGGNGTGGSDPGFDCSGLTTAAYASAGVKLMRTAHTQYHSVNKVTDPQLGDLIFYGEPNTKIHHVGLYIGNQQMIDAPQTGQAVQVHTYRKQGDDYAGAGRPTA, from the coding sequence ATGGAACAGGAAACCTCGCGCCGCCGCAGACTCCCGGTGATCGCCGCCGCGGTCGTCGTCGCGGGCGCCGCACTGGTCGCCGCCATCACCTTCGCGCCGAAGGACGAGCCGAAGCCGGAGGCCGCCGCCGTCGAGTCCTCGGCCCCGGCCGCGCCACCGTCGCCGCCGTCGTCGTCCGCCCCGGCGGAGATGCCGAAGGAACAGCCGAAGGTCCCGCAGCAGATGGGGCAGGAGTTCGACGCCTGGGTGTCGAAGACCAGCGGCTGGCTCGACATCCCGCTGCGCGCGATGACCGGGTACGCGAAGACCACCGTGGCGCTGAGCAAGGAAACGCCGGGCTGCCGCCTTTCCTGGGTGACGCTGGCCGCGCTCGGCAAGATCGCCTCCGATCACGGCCGCGCCGCCGGTTCGGGACTGAACGCCGACGGCGTGCTGACCAAACCGCTCGGCGCGGTCGAGGTCCGCGACTTCTACAACAAGGTCGTCTCGTCCGCGAACGCGAGCGGCCCGCTGCAGCTGACGCCGTCGGTGTGGGACCGGTTCAAGGCTTCGGCGAGCGGCGGGAAACCGGACCCGCAGAACATCGACGACGCCACCCTCACCGCCGGACGCGCCCTGTGCGCGGGCGGGCGCGACCTCGGCCAGGGCCAGACGTGGTGGAACGCCGTCAGCACCCTGCAGCCCGCGCCGCTGCTGATGCACCGCACGCTCGCGACGGTGAACGTTTACGGCACGGTCGGCCAGAGCCCGCAGCCGCCGAACGCGGCGGCCCTGAGCGCGGTCAACTTCGCCATCGACAAGATCGGGCTGCCGTATGTCTGGGGCGGCAACGGCACCGGCGGCAGCGACCCCGGATTCGACTGCTCCGGCCTCACGACGGCCGCGTACGCCAGCGCCGGCGTCAAGCTCATGCGCACCGCCCACACCCAGTACCACAGCGTGAACAAGGTGACCGATCCCCAGCTGGGCGACCTGATCTTCTACGGCGAGCCGAACACGAAGATCCACCACGTCGGGCTGTACATCGGGAATCAGCAGATGATCGACGCCCCGCAGACCGGGCAGGCGGTGCAGGTGCACACCTACCGGAAGCAGGGCGACGACTACGCCGGAGCGGGCCGCCCGACGGCTTAG
- a CDS encoding acyltransferase, giving the protein MTSMWGAPALSRLRAWGQARRDPRQAKFLTKDSLRWVLRNRAYTPWYLVRYWRLLKFRVANPHIILRGMVFLGKDVEIHCRPGYGRLEIGRWVHIGDGNAIRCHEGSLRIGDKAVFGRQNVLNGYLDIELGAATLVADWVYICDFDHVTTDITVPIKDQGIVKSPVRIGPDTWIGTKVSVLKGTRVGRGCVLGAHAVVRGEIPDYSIAVGSPACVVRNRQDDYAADAARREAVADMARKANKALQKTLGVEG; this is encoded by the coding sequence ATGACGTCCATGTGGGGTGCGCCCGCGCTGTCGCGGCTCCGCGCCTGGGGCCAGGCCCGTCGTGATCCGCGTCAGGCGAAGTTCCTGACCAAGGACTCGCTGCGCTGGGTGCTGCGAAACCGCGCGTACACGCCTTGGTACCTGGTCCGGTACTGGCGGCTGCTGAAGTTCCGGGTCGCGAACCCGCACATCATCCTGCGCGGGATGGTGTTCCTCGGCAAGGACGTCGAGATCCACTGCCGTCCCGGCTACGGGCGGCTGGAGATCGGCCGCTGGGTGCATATCGGCGACGGCAACGCGATCCGCTGCCACGAAGGTTCGCTGCGCATCGGCGACAAGGCCGTCTTCGGGCGGCAGAACGTCCTCAACGGCTACCTCGACATCGAACTCGGCGCGGCCACGCTCGTCGCGGACTGGGTGTACATCTGCGACTTCGACCACGTCACCACCGACATCACCGTCCCGATCAAGGATCAGGGCATCGTGAAGTCGCCGGTGCGGATCGGGCCGGACACCTGGATCGGCACCAAGGTCTCCGTGCTCAAGGGCACCCGGGTCGGCCGCGGCTGCGTCCTCGGCGCGCACGCCGTGGTGCGGGGCGAGATCCCGGACTACTCGATCGCCGTCGGCTCGCCGGCGTGCGTCGTCCGGAACCGGCAGGACGACTACGCCGCCGACGCCGCCCGCCGCGAGGCCGTCGCGGACATGGCGCGCAAGGCGAACAAGGCGCTGCAGAAGACTCTGGGCGTCGAGGGCTGA
- a CDS encoding TetR/AcrR family transcriptional regulator produces MGQREDLLDGAKRCLIERGYAHTTARDITAASGANLGSIGYHFGSKEALMNEAMIELSTEVVEHLRVPEGASLTATWQGLVGSFAEQRDLWTAVLESATQAIRFPELRGRLADAQDEARKVLGGRLSATDTDAAGAVQFALIAGVMMQHLVAPDRAPSAETIVRGLKALAGGTA; encoded by the coding sequence ATGGGACAACGAGAGGACCTCCTCGACGGGGCCAAGCGCTGCCTGATCGAACGCGGCTACGCGCACACCACCGCGCGGGACATCACCGCCGCCTCGGGGGCGAACCTCGGCTCCATCGGGTACCACTTCGGCTCCAAAGAGGCCCTCATGAACGAGGCCATGATCGAGCTGTCCACCGAAGTGGTCGAGCACCTACGGGTGCCGGAGGGCGCTTCACTCACCGCCACCTGGCAGGGCCTTGTCGGCTCCTTCGCCGAGCAGCGCGACCTGTGGACCGCCGTCCTGGAGAGCGCCACTCAGGCCATCCGCTTCCCGGAACTGCGCGGACGGCTCGCCGACGCCCAGGACGAAGCCCGGAAGGTCCTCGGTGGACGCCTGTCCGCCACCGACACCGACGCGGCAGGCGCCGTCCAGTTCGCCCTCATCGCGGGCGTGATGATGCAGCACCTCGTCGCCCCGGACCGGGCCCCCAGCGCGGAAACGATCGTCCGCGGACTGAAGGCCCTCGCCGGCGGCACGGCCTGA
- a CDS encoding RNA polymerase sigma-70 factor codes for MLTGAREVEVFEAARGRLEAIAYRLLGSASDAEDAVQDTFLRWQSADREYVETPEAWLTKVLTNLCLNRLTSARARRETYVGQWLPEPVFAGDRMLGPSDTVEQRESVSIAMLTLMERLSAKERVVYVLREAFGYSHAEIAEVLDVTESNCQQIHRRAKQHLAADRRRVEVDAAAARKIVEEFLAAALSGRTDALVRMLADDAISVGDGGGVLFSLPRPITGAVRVARFLRGLFKPSAAKWSLIGGKPELFSTIANGVPALVLMVEDKLVGVVSLEVTADGIAAVHAQVNPAKLDRAAGQWAASGQGEPLTVDW; via the coding sequence ATGCTGACCGGTGCGCGCGAGGTCGAGGTGTTCGAGGCGGCCCGTGGCCGGTTGGAGGCGATCGCGTACCGCCTGCTGGGGTCGGCGAGCGACGCCGAGGACGCGGTGCAGGACACGTTCCTGCGCTGGCAGTCCGCCGATCGCGAGTACGTCGAGACACCCGAGGCGTGGCTGACGAAGGTGCTCACCAACCTCTGCCTCAACCGGCTCACCTCGGCGCGCGCCCGGCGGGAAACCTATGTGGGCCAATGGCTTCCCGAGCCGGTCTTCGCGGGGGACCGGATGCTCGGCCCGTCCGACACCGTCGAGCAGCGCGAATCGGTCTCCATCGCGATGCTCACGCTGATGGAGCGGCTCTCGGCGAAGGAACGCGTCGTGTACGTGCTGCGCGAGGCGTTCGGGTATTCGCACGCCGAGATCGCCGAGGTCCTCGACGTCACCGAGTCGAACTGCCAGCAGATCCACCGGCGGGCCAAGCAGCACCTGGCCGCCGACCGGCGCCGGGTGGAGGTCGACGCGGCCGCGGCCCGCAAGATCGTCGAGGAGTTCCTCGCCGCGGCGCTCAGCGGCCGGACCGACGCGCTGGTGCGGATGCTGGCCGACGACGCGATCAGTGTGGGCGACGGCGGCGGCGTGCTCTTCTCGCTGCCGCGGCCGATCACCGGCGCGGTCCGGGTGGCGAGGTTCCTGCGCGGCCTCTTCAAGCCGAGCGCGGCCAAGTGGTCGTTGATCGGCGGCAAACCCGAGCTGTTCTCCACCATCGCCAACGGCGTGCCGGCGCTGGTGCTGATGGTGGAGGACAAGCTCGTCGGCGTCGTCTCCCTGGAGGTCACCGCCGACGGCATCGCGGCGGTCCATGCCCAGGTCAACCCGGCCAAACTGGACCGGGCGGCGGGTCAGTGGGCCGCGTCCGGACAGGGGGAGCCCCTCACCGTCGACTGGTGA
- a CDS encoding carotenoid oxygenase family protein: MNRYVLGNFAPVTEEITAFDLPVSGKIPDDLDGRYLRIGPNPLGLEDASAHVWTLGEGMVHGVRLRGGRAEWYRNRWVRSASVADRLGEPRRGQVADERLDFAPNVQVAGHGGRLYALIEGGLAPYELTDELDTVGPASLGATEQGFSANAHSKFDHATGELHSLAFRYGADFVQHIVIGPDGRNRSVTDIKAPTLPYMHDFALTEHYVVLYESPMVFEPERLATGVPFRWNRELPSRLGLLPRAGGTVRWFETAPVMVGHTLNAFEDNGTVVVDVVVHPRPVDFADIGASKPVLERWTADLAAGRATRALLHDRPQDFPRLNGRFGGKPYRYGYSAAAELYATPSATEPDRPDEGFSSALLKHDLLTGVTEAHEFGRDASAGETVFVPSARAAAEDDGYNLVYVHDRDRGAADLVILAAQDFTGEPLARVHLPARVPLGLHGSWIPAA; encoded by the coding sequence ATGAATCGCTACGTCCTCGGCAACTTCGCCCCGGTCACGGAGGAGATCACCGCCTTCGATCTGCCCGTCAGCGGGAAGATCCCGGACGATCTCGACGGCCGCTACCTGCGTATCGGCCCGAATCCGCTCGGCCTCGAAGACGCGTCGGCGCATGTCTGGACCCTGGGGGAAGGCATGGTCCACGGCGTGCGCCTGCGCGGCGGCCGCGCCGAGTGGTACCGCAACCGCTGGGTCCGGTCGGCCTCCGTGGCGGACCGGCTCGGGGAACCGCGGCGCGGGCAGGTCGCCGACGAGAGACTGGACTTCGCGCCGAACGTCCAGGTCGCGGGCCATGGCGGCCGCCTCTACGCGCTCATCGAAGGAGGGCTGGCGCCGTACGAGCTGACCGACGAACTCGACACCGTCGGACCCGCCTCCCTGGGCGCCACGGAACAGGGTTTCTCCGCCAACGCGCACAGCAAGTTCGACCACGCGACCGGCGAGCTGCATTCGCTGGCCTTCCGGTACGGCGCGGATTTCGTGCAGCACATCGTGATCGGCCCCGACGGTCGCAACCGGAGCGTCACCGACATCAAGGCGCCGACCCTGCCGTACATGCACGACTTCGCGCTCACCGAGCACTACGTGGTGCTCTACGAGTCCCCGATGGTCTTCGAGCCCGAACGCCTGGCGACGGGTGTGCCGTTCCGCTGGAACCGGGAACTGCCGTCACGGCTGGGGCTGCTGCCGAGGGCGGGCGGGACGGTGCGGTGGTTCGAGACCGCGCCCGTCATGGTCGGTCACACGCTGAACGCCTTCGAGGACAACGGAACCGTGGTGGTGGACGTGGTCGTGCATCCCCGGCCGGTCGACTTCGCCGACATCGGCGCCTCGAAGCCCGTGCTCGAACGCTGGACGGCGGACCTCGCGGCCGGCCGGGCCACGCGCGCCCTGCTGCACGACCGTCCCCAGGACTTCCCGCGCCTCAACGGCCGGTTCGGCGGAAAGCCTTATCGCTACGGCTATTCGGCGGCGGCCGAGCTGTACGCCACCCCGAGCGCCACGGAACCGGATCGCCCCGACGAGGGTTTCAGCAGTGCTCTCCTCAAACACGATCTCCTGACCGGTGTCACCGAAGCCCACGAGTTCGGCCGCGACGCGAGCGCTGGGGAGACCGTCTTCGTCCCGTCGGCCAGGGCCGCGGCGGAGGACGACGGTTACAACCTGGTGTACGTCCACGACCGCGACCGGGGCGCGGCGGATCTGGTGATCCTCGCGGCGCAGGACTTCACCGGCGAGCCGCTGGCTCGGGTCCATCTGCCCGCCCGTGTCCCACTGGGACTGCACGGCAGCTGGATTCCCGCCGCCTGA
- a CDS encoding NAD(P)H-binding protein produces the protein MILITGANGVVGRQVKNVLLRQGIDVTAITRGDGDLFSPAWIEPALEGVEAIQISPRATGPGLEELLKLAAGRGVRRVVLLSATTVEYPAGEARFADQFKKAEELVTRSGLEWTVLRLADFAANALAWVPQIQAGDVVRGAYGRAATSPIHETDIAAVAARALLGDLPAGSVYTLTGPGSVDQHEKVRLIGAAIGRALSFQELPPERVRQGMLAQGLPEEVPDRLLGSLADYSERPGPTTTTVEDLLGRPAHTFADWARDHAPSFQAQPIRS, from the coding sequence ATGATCCTGATCACCGGAGCGAACGGCGTCGTGGGACGTCAGGTGAAGAATGTCCTGCTGCGCCAAGGTATCGACGTCACCGCGATCACCCGCGGCGACGGGGACCTGTTCAGTCCTGCCTGGATCGAACCGGCGTTGGAAGGTGTCGAAGCGATCCAGATCAGCCCGCGGGCGACCGGCCCAGGCCTCGAAGAGCTGCTGAAGCTGGCGGCCGGACGAGGGGTACGGCGGGTGGTGCTGCTGTCGGCCACCACTGTCGAGTACCCGGCGGGGGAGGCACGCTTCGCCGACCAGTTCAAGAAAGCCGAAGAGCTCGTCACCCGCTCCGGTCTGGAGTGGACGGTCCTGCGCCTGGCGGATTTCGCCGCCAACGCGCTGGCCTGGGTGCCACAGATCCAGGCGGGTGACGTGGTGCGCGGTGCGTACGGACGGGCCGCCACCTCCCCGATCCATGAAACCGACATCGCCGCGGTCGCCGCGCGAGCCCTGCTCGGCGACCTCCCGGCGGGGTCGGTGTACACGCTGACCGGTCCGGGATCGGTGGACCAGCACGAGAAGGTGCGGCTCATCGGCGCGGCCATCGGCCGCGCACTGTCCTTTCAGGAGCTTCCGCCCGAGCGGGTGCGGCAGGGGATGCTCGCGCAGGGGCTACCCGAAGAGGTTCCCGACCGCCTGCTCGGTTCCCTCGCCGACTACAGCGAGCGCCCCGGCCCCACGACCACCACGGTGGAAGACCTCCTCGGACGGCCCGCGCACACGTTCGCCGACTGGGCGCGCGACCACGCGCCGTCCTTTCAGGCCCAGCCGATCCGCTCGTAG
- a CDS encoding NAD(P)/FAD-dependent oxidoreductase has protein sequence MNTSVTIIGAGLGGLTLARVLHVHGIQATVYEAEASPTSRLQGGMLDIHDYNGQLALEAAGLMDEFRGIVLEGRQALRVLDMDGTVLFERGDDGTGGRPEAQRGDLRRMLLDSLPEGTVHWGRKAVGARTLGDGRHEVAFDDGTTVVAGLLVGADGAWSRIRPLLTEAVPEYSGTSIVETYLYEADTRHVAVTKTVGGGSMFGAGTTEGIGINAHRERGDTLHAYVELGKPLEWFDAIDFSDAEAAKARIVAEFDGWSPELTALITESDVAPIHRPAFALPFGLRWERVPGVTLLGDAAHLALANGEGANLAMLDGAELGKALAARPDDVEAALAEYEQAMFVRCETPIKEDFLIESIFGEDVPERLLAMFEERKA, from the coding sequence ATGAACACATCTGTCACGATCATCGGCGCCGGTCTCGGCGGGCTCACCCTGGCCAGGGTCCTGCATGTCCACGGCATCCAGGCCACGGTTTACGAGGCGGAAGCGTCCCCGACCTCGCGGCTGCAGGGCGGGATGCTCGACATCCACGACTACAACGGCCAGCTCGCGCTCGAAGCCGCCGGGCTGATGGACGAGTTCCGCGGCATCGTCCTGGAGGGCCGTCAGGCCCTGCGGGTGCTCGACATGGACGGGACCGTCCTGTTCGAACGGGGCGACGACGGCACGGGCGGCCGCCCCGAGGCGCAGCGCGGCGACCTGCGGCGGATGCTGCTCGACTCGCTCCCCGAAGGCACCGTCCACTGGGGACGCAAGGCCGTCGGCGCCCGGACGCTCGGCGACGGCCGCCACGAGGTGGCCTTCGACGACGGCACCACCGTGGTCGCCGGGCTGCTGGTCGGTGCCGACGGCGCCTGGTCACGGATCCGGCCGCTGCTCACCGAGGCCGTTCCCGAGTACTCCGGCACGTCGATCGTCGAGACCTATCTGTACGAGGCGGACACCCGGCACGTCGCCGTGACCAAGACGGTCGGCGGCGGATCGATGTTCGGGGCCGGGACCACGGAGGGCATCGGCATCAACGCCCACCGCGAACGCGGCGACACCCTGCACGCCTACGTGGAGCTCGGCAAACCGCTGGAGTGGTTCGACGCCATCGACTTCTCCGACGCCGAAGCGGCCAAGGCGCGGATCGTGGCGGAGTTCGACGGCTGGTCGCCGGAGCTCACCGCCCTCATCACCGAAAGCGACGTCGCGCCGATCCACCGTCCGGCCTTCGCCCTGCCGTTCGGGTTGCGCTGGGAGCGAGTGCCCGGCGTGACCTTGCTCGGCGACGCCGCGCATCTCGCGCTGGCGAACGGGGAAGGTGCCAACCTGGCGATGCTCGACGGCGCCGAACTCGGCAAGGCGCTCGCCGCGCGTCCCGACGACGTCGAGGCCGCTCTCGCCGAGTACGAACAGGCCATGTTCGTGCGCTGCGAAACGCCGATCAAGGAGGACTTCCTGATCGAAAGCATCTTCGGCGAGGACGTTCCCGAGCGGCTGCTCGCCATGTTCGAGGAGCGGAAGGCCTGA
- a CDS encoding NADAR family protein — MVSKVDGVRSLDALRELVHSGAEPGYQLFYGHTPLKSGRVNAACLSQWWLAPFVVDGERYPTAEHYMMASKAELFGDHAAAANIRQAPDPKTAKILGREVAGFDAEVWERHRFDIVIDGNLEKFRQHAEEREFLLSTGDKVIVEASRMDLVWGSGLAREDKNATRPDYWRGQNLLGFALMEVREQLRG, encoded by the coding sequence ATGGTGAGCAAGGTCGACGGAGTCCGGAGTCTCGATGCGTTGCGCGAGCTGGTCCACAGCGGCGCGGAGCCCGGGTACCAGCTCTTCTACGGCCACACCCCGCTCAAGAGCGGCAGGGTCAACGCGGCCTGCCTGAGCCAGTGGTGGCTGGCGCCGTTCGTGGTGGACGGCGAGCGGTACCCGACGGCCGAGCACTACATGATGGCGAGCAAGGCGGAACTGTTCGGCGATCACGCGGCGGCGGCGAACATCCGTCAGGCGCCGGATCCCAAGACCGCGAAGATCCTCGGCCGTGAGGTCGCCGGTTTCGACGCCGAGGTGTGGGAGCGGCACCGCTTCGACATCGTCATCGACGGGAACCTGGAGAAGTTCCGCCAGCACGCCGAGGAGCGCGAGTTCCTGCTGAGCACCGGCGACAAGGTGATCGTCGAGGCGTCGAGGATGGACCTGGTCTGGGGCAGCGGCCTCGCCCGCGAGGACAAGAACGCCACCCGCCCCGACTACTGGCGCGGGCAGAACCTGCTGGGCTTCGCGCTTATGGAGGTCCGCGAGCAGCTGCGCGGCTGA
- a CDS encoding NAD(P)/FAD-dependent oxidoreductase, with the protein MKHRIVVLGAGYAGANAAGRLAKRLHPADTEITLVNADPEFVERVRMHQLATGQDLKPRLLTDVFAGTGVRVRIARVSGVDAERKTVVLDDGEITYDTLVYALGSAAADCGVPGVAEHAHHIDGKGSALRLRARLTDLAAGGSVLVVGGGLTGIEAVTEIAEARPDLDVALAARGGLGDWMSEKARRHLRGTFERLGIILYEDTDITHVGPDGAKTAAGREIPAQVTVWTAGFAVHPIAAATTLDVSATGQIVVDDTMRSVSHPDVYAVGDAAFATGVNGTPLRMSCASGVPTAYRAADAIVAVLTGGTLPENKIGYTGQCVSLGRRDAVVQWVTPDDRPKDSALTGKTAARLKEIICKAAAWSISHPTSMLPARRRRIVKAAEPVSV; encoded by the coding sequence ATGAAGCACCGAATCGTCGTTCTCGGGGCCGGATACGCCGGAGCCAACGCCGCCGGGCGGCTGGCCAAGCGGCTGCACCCCGCCGACACCGAGATCACCCTCGTCAACGCCGATCCCGAGTTCGTCGAGCGGGTCCGCATGCATCAGCTCGCGACCGGCCAGGACCTGAAACCCCGCCTGCTGACCGATGTCTTCGCCGGCACGGGCGTGCGGGTGCGGATCGCGCGGGTCAGCGGCGTCGACGCCGAACGCAAGACCGTCGTCCTCGACGACGGCGAAATCACCTACGACACCCTCGTCTACGCCCTCGGCAGCGCCGCCGCCGACTGCGGCGTTCCCGGCGTCGCCGAGCACGCACACCACATCGACGGCAAGGGTTCCGCGCTCCGGCTGCGGGCGCGTCTCACCGACCTCGCCGCGGGCGGGAGCGTGCTTGTCGTCGGCGGGGGCCTCACCGGCATCGAAGCCGTCACGGAAATCGCCGAAGCGAGGCCGGATCTCGACGTCGCGCTCGCGGCTCGCGGCGGTCTCGGCGACTGGATGAGCGAGAAGGCCCGGCGCCACCTTCGCGGGACCTTCGAGAGGCTCGGCATCATCTTGTACGAGGACACCGACATCACGCACGTCGGGCCGGACGGCGCGAAGACCGCGGCCGGTCGCGAGATTCCCGCCCAGGTGACCGTCTGGACGGCCGGTTTCGCCGTCCACCCCATCGCCGCCGCCACGACCCTGGACGTCTCCGCGACGGGGCAGATCGTCGTCGACGACACGATGCGGTCGGTGTCGCACCCGGACGTCTACGCCGTCGGTGACGCCGCGTTCGCGACGGGCGTCAACGGGACGCCGCTGCGGATGTCCTGCGCCTCGGGGGTGCCCACGGCCTACCGCGCGGCCGACGCCATCGTCGCCGTCCTGACCGGTGGCACGCTCCCCGAGAACAAGATCGGCTACACCGGCCAGTGCGTCAGCCTCGGCCGCCGTGACGCCGTCGTGCAGTGGGTGACCCCGGACGACCGGCCCAAGGATTCGGCGCTCACCGGTAAAACCGCCGCCCGCCTCAAGGAGATCATCTGCAAGGCCGCGGCCTGGAGCATCTCGCACCCGACGTCGATGCTGCCCGCGCGTCGCCGCCGCATCGTCAAGGCCGCGGAACCCGTCAGCGTGTGA